The Macaca fascicularis isolate 582-1 chromosome 11, T2T-MFA8v1.1 genome includes a region encoding these proteins:
- the PITPNM2 gene encoding membrane-associated phosphatidylinositol transfer protein 2 isoform X11 yields the protein MIIKEYRIPLPMTVEEYRIAQLYMIQVLLSPQKKSRNETYGEGSGVEILENRPYTDGPGGSGQYTHKVYHVGMHIPSWFRSILPKAALRVVEESWNAYPYTRTRFTCPFVEKFSIDIETFYKTDAGENPDVFNLSPVEKNQLTIDFIDIVKDPVPHHEYKTEEDPKLFQSTKTQRGPLSDNWIEEYKKQVFPIMCAYKLCKVEFRYWGMQSKIERFIHDTGLRRVMVRAHRQAWCWQDEWYGLSMENIRELEKEAQLMLSRKMAQFNEDGEEATELVKHEAASDQASGEPPEPSSSNGEPLVGRGLKKQWSTSSKSSRSSKRGASAMLVRPVGCPPCLLPAPGSLWALPLQLAVILRFCLPASPSRHSISEWRMQSIARDSDESSDDEFFDAHEDLSDTEEMFPKDITKWSSNDLMDKIESPEPEDTQDGLYRQSAPEFRVASSVEQLNIIEDEVSQPLAAPPSKIHVLLLVLHGGTILDTGAGDPSSKKGDANTIANVFDTVMRVHYPSALGRLAIRLVPCPPVCSDAFALVSNLSPYSHDEGCLSSSQDHIPLAALPLLATSSPQYQEAVATVIQRANLAYGDFIKSQEGMTFNGQVCLIGDCVGGILAFDALCYSNQPVSESQSSSRRGSVVSMQDNDLLSPGILVNAAHCSGGGGGGGGNSGGGGSSGGSSLESSRHLSRSNVDIPRSNGTEDPKRQLPRKRSDSSTYELDTIQQHQAFLSSLHASMLRTEPCSRRSSSSTMLDGTGALGRFDFEITDLFLFGCPLGLVLALRKTVIPALDVFQLRPACQQVYNLFHPADPSASRLEPLLERRFHALPPFSVPRYQRYPLGDGCSTLLVETVQRNPELVLEGGPLAPLPHGDSFLETSMPVPAPTWQDGPRPGSAESDVLQTYNAAFQEHATPSSPSTAPASRGFRRASEISIASQVSGMAESYTASSIAQIAAKWWGQKRIDYALYCPDALTAFPTVALPHLFHASYWESTDVVSFLLRQVMRHDNSSILELDGKEVSVFTPSKPREKWQRKRTHVKLRNVTANHRINDALANEDGPQVLTGRFMYGPLDMVTLTGEKVDVHIMTQPPSGEWLYLDTLVTNNSGRVSYTIPESHRLGVGVYPIKMVVRGDHTFADSYITVLPKGTEFVVFSIDGSFAASVSIMGSDPKVRAGAVDVVRHWQDLGYLIIYVTGRPDMQKQRVVAWLAQHNFPHGVVSFCDGLVHDPLRHKANFLKLLISELHLRVHAAYGSTKDVAVYSAISLSPMQIYIVGRPTKKLQQQCQFITDGYAAHLAQLKYSHRARPARNTATRMALRKGSFGLPGQGDFLRSRNHLLRTISAQPSGPSHRHERTQSQADGEQRGQRSMSMAAGCWGRAMTGRLEPGAATGSK from the exons GTTCACCTGCCCTTTCGTGGAGAAATTCTCCATCGACATCGAAACCTTTTATAAAACTGATGCTGGAGAAAACCCCGATGTGTTCAACCTCTCTCCTGTGGAAAAGAACCAGCTGACAATCG ACTTCATCGACATTGTCAAAGACCCTGTGCCCCACCATGAGTATAAGACAGAAGAGGACCCCAAACTGTTCCAGTCAACGAAGACCCAGCGGGGGCCTCTGTCAGACAACTGGATCGAGGAGTACAAGAAGCAGGTCTTCCCCATCATGTGTGCGTACAAGCTCTGCAAGGTGGAGTTCCGCTACTGGGGCATGCAGTCCAAGATCGAGAGGTTCATCCATGACACCG GACTACGGAGGGTGATGGTGCGGGCTCACCGGCAGGCCTGGTGCTGGCAGGACGAGTGGTATGGGCTGAGCATGGAGAACATCCGGGAGCTGGAGAAGGAGGCGCAGCTCATGCTTTCCCGCAAGATGGCCCAGTTCAATGAGGATGGTGAGGAGGCCACCGAGCTCGTCAAGCACGAAGCCGCCTCGGACCAGGCCTCTGGGGAGCCCCCGGAGCCCAGCAGCAGCAATGGGGAGCCCCTGGTGGGGCGGGGCCTCAAGAAACAGTGGTCCACATCCTCCAAGTCGTCTCGGTCGTCCAAGCGGGGAG CCTCTGCGATGCTTGTCAGGCCTGTGGGttgccctccctgcctcctgccagcTCCGGGCAGCCTCTGGGCCCTTCCTCTCCAGTTGGCGGTCATTCTGAGGTTTTGCCTTCCAGCGAGTCCTTCCCGCCACAGCATCTCGGAGTGGAGGATGCAGAGTATCGCCAGGGACTCGGACGAGAGCTCAGACGACGAGTTCTTCGATGCGCACG AGGACCTGTCTGACACAGAGGAAATGTTCCCCAAGGACATCACCAAGTGGAGTTCCAATGACCTCATGGACAAGATCGAGAGCCCAGAGCCGGAAGACACACAAG ATGGTCTGTACCGCCAGAGCGCCCCTGAGTTCAGGGTGGCCTCCAGTGTGGAGCAGCTGAACATCATAGAG GACGAGGTTAGCCAGCCGCTGGCTGCACCGCCCTCCAAGATCCACGTGCTGCTACTGGTGCTGCACGGAGGCACCATCCTGGACACGGGCGCCGGGGACCCCAGTTCCAAGAAGGGTGATGCCAACACCATCGCCAACGTGTTCGACACCGTCATGCGCGTGCACTACCCCAGCGCCCTGGGCCGCCTTGCCATCCGCCTGGTGCCCTGCCCACCTGTCTGCTCTGACGCCTTTGCCCTGGTCTCCAA cctcagcccctaCAGCCATGACGAAGGCTGTCTGTCCAGCAGTCAGGACCACATTCCCCTGGCTGCCCTCCCCCTGCTGGCCACCTCCTCCCCCCAGTACCAGGAGGCGGTTGCCACAGTGATTCAGCGAGCCAACCTTGCGTATGGGGACTTCATCAAGTCCCAGGAGGGCATGACCTTCAATGGGCAG GTCTGCCTGATTGGGGACTGCGTCGGGGGCATCCTGGCATTTGATGCCCTATGCTACAGCAACCAGCCAGTGTCTGAGAGTCAGAGCAGCAGCCGCCGGGGCAGTGTGGTCAGCATGCAG GACAACGACCTGCTGTCCCCGGGCATTCTGGTGAATGCAGCACACTGCTccggtggtggcggtggcggtggtggcaacagtggtggtggtggcagtagtGGTGGCTCCAGCCTGGAGAGCAGTCGGCACCTGAGCCGAAGCAACGTCGACATCCCCCGCAGCAATGGCACCGAGGACCCCAAAAGGCAGCTACCCCGCAAGAGAAGCGACTCGTCCACCTATGAGCTAGACACCATCCAGCAGCACCAGGCCTTCCTGTCCAG cctccatgcCAGCATGCTGAGGACTGAGCCCTGCTCACGCCGTTCCAGCAGCTCCACCATGCTGGACGGCACAGGTGCCCTGGGCAGGTTTGACTTTGAGATCACGGACCTCTTCCTCTTCGGGTGCCCGCTGGGGCTGGTCCTGGCCTTGAGGAAGACTGTCATCCCAGCCCTGGATG ttttCCAGCTGCGGCCGGCCTGCCAGCAAGTCTACAACCTCTTCCACCCCGCGGACCCGTCAGCGTCGCGCCTGGAGCCGCTGCTGGAACGGCGCTTCCACGCTCTGCCGCCTTTCAGTGTCCCCCGCTACCAACGCTACCCGCTGGGGGACGGCTGCTCCACACTGCTGG TCGAGACCGTGCAGAGAAACCCTGAGCTGGTCCTGGAGGGCGGCCCCCTGGCCCCTCTCCCCCACGGGGACAGCTTCCTGGAAACCAGTATGCCTGTTCCCGCGCCCACCTGGCAAGACGGGCCCCGCCCGGGCTCTGCCGAGT CGGATGTGCTCCAGACCTACAATGCGGCCTTCCAAGAGCATGCCACCCCCTCCTCGCCCAGCACTGCCCCTGCCAGTCGTGGCTTCCGCCGAGCCAGTGAGATCAGCATCGCCAGCCAGGTGTCAGGCATGGCCGAGAGCTACACGGCATCCAGCATTGCCCAGA TCGCTGCAAAGTGGTGGGGCCAGAAGCGGATCGACTATGCCCTGTACTGCCCTGATGCCCTCACGGCCTTCCCCACGGTGGCTCTGCCTCACCTCTTCCACGCCAGCTACTGGGAGTCAACAGACGTGGTCTCCTTCCTGCTGAGACAG GTCATGAGGCATGACAACTCCAGCATCTTGGAGCTGGATGGCAAAGAGGTGTCGGTGTTCACCCCCTCCAAGCCAAGGGAGAAGTGGCAGCGCAAGCGGACCCACGTGAAGCTGCGG AACGTGACGGCCAACCACCGGATCAATGATGCCCTCGCCAATGAGGACGGCCCCCAGGTTCTGACGGGCAGGTTCATGTATGGGCCCCTGGACATGGTCACCCTGACTGGGGAGAAG GTGGATGTGCACATCATGACCCAGCCACCCTCGGGCGAGTGGCTCTACCTGGATACGCTGGTGACCAACAACAGTGGGCGTGTCTCCTACACCATCCCTGAGTCGCACCGCCTGGGCGTGGGTGTCTACCCCATCAAGATGGTGGTCAG GGGAGACCACACGTTTGCCGACAGCTACATCACTGTGCTGCCCAAGGGCACAGAGTTCGTGGTCTTCAGCATCGACGGCTCCTTTGCCGCTAGCGTGTCCATCATGGGCAGCGACCCCAAGGTGCGGGCCGGGGCCGTGGACGTGGTGCG GCACTGGCAGGACCTGGGCTACCTCATCATCTACGTGACGGGCCGGCCCGACATGCAGAAGCAGCGGGTGGTGGCGTGGTTGGCCCAGCACAACTTCCCCCACGGCGTGGTGTCCTTCTGTGACGGCCTGGTGCATGACCCGCTGCGGCACAAGGCCAACTTCCTGAAGCTGCTCATCTCCGAG CTGCACCTGCGTGTGCACGCGGCCTACGGCTCCACCAAGGACGTGGCGGTCTACAGCGCCATCAGCCTGTCCCCCATGCAGATCTACATCGTGGGCCGGCCTACCAAGAAGCTGCAGCAGCAGTGCCAG TTCATCACGGACGGCTATGCAGCCCACCTGGCGCAGCTGAAGTACAGCCACCGGGCGCGGCCTGCTCGCAACACAGCCACCCGCATGGCGCTGCGCAAGGGCAGCTTCGGCCTGCCTGGCCAGGGCGACTTCCTGCGTTCCCGGAACCACCTGCTTCGCACCATCTCGGCCCAGCCCAGCGGGCCCAGCCACCGGCACGAGCGGACACAGAGCCAGGCAGATGGCGAGCAGCGGGGCCAGCGCAGCATGAGCATGGCGGCCGGCTGCTGGGGCCGCGCCATGACTGGCCGCCTGGAGCCGGGGGCGGCCACGGGCTCCAAGTAG
- the PITPNM2 gene encoding membrane-associated phosphatidylinositol transfer protein 2 isoform X13, translating into MIIKEYRIPLPMTVEEYRIAQLYMIQVLLSPQKKSRNETYGEGSGVEILENRPYTDGPGGSGQYTHKVYHVGMHIPSWFRSILPKAALRVVEESWNAYPYTRTRFTCPFVEKFSIDIETFYKTDAGENPDVFNLSPVEKNQLTIDFIDIVKDPVPHHEYKTEEDPKLFQSTKTQRGPLSDNWIEEYKKQVFPIMCAYKLCKVEFRYWGMQSKIERFIHDTGLRRVMVRAHRQAWCWQDEWYGLSMENIRELEKEAQLMLSRKMAQFNEDGEEATELVKHEAASDQASGEPPEPSSSNGEPLVGRGLKKQWSTSSKSSRSSKRGASAMLVRPVGCPPCLLPAPGSLWALPLQLAVILRFCLPASPSRHSISEWRMQSIARDSDESSDDEFFDAHEDLSDTEEMFPKDITKWSSNDLMDKIESPEPEDTQDGLYRQSAPEFRVASSVEQLNIIEDEVSQPLAAPPSKIHVLLLVLHGGTILDTGAGDPSSKKGDANTIANVFDTVMRVHYPSALGRLAIRLVPCPPVCSDAFALVSNLSPYSHDEGCLSSSQDHIPLAALPLLATSSPQYQEAVATVIQRANLAYGDFIKSQEGMTFNGQVCLIGDCVGGILAFDALCYSNQPVSESQSSSRRGSVVSMQDNDLLSPGILVNAAHCSGGGGGGGGNSGGGGSSGGSSLESSRHLSRSNVDIPRSNGTEDPKRQLPRKRSDSSTYELDTIQQHQAFLSSSTMLDGTGALGRFDFEITDLFLFGCPLGLVLALRKTVIPALDVFQLRPACQQVYNLFHPADPSASRLEPLLERRFHALPPFSVPRYQRYPLGDGCSTLLADVLQTYNAAFQEHATPSSPSTAPASRGFRRASEISIASQVSGMAESYTASSIAQKAPDALSHTPSVRRLSLLALPPPRPITPGPHPPARQASPSLERAPGLPELDIREVAAKWWGQKRIDYALYCPDALTAFPTVALPHLFHASYWESTDVVSFLLRQVMRHDNSSILELDGKEVSVFTPSKPREKWQRKRTHVKLRNVTANHRINDALANEDGPQVLTGRFMYGPLDMVTLTGEKVDVHIMTQPPSGEWLYLDTLVTNNSGRVSYTIPESHRLGVGVYPIKMVVRGDHTFADSYITVLPKGTEFVVFSIDGSFAASVSIMGSDPKVRAGAVDVVRHWQDLGYLIIYVTGRPDMQKQRVVAWLAQHNFPHGVVSFCDGLVHDPLRHKANFLKLLISELHLRVHAAYGSTKDVAVYSAISLSPMQIYIVGRPTKKLQQQCQFITDGYAAHLAQLKYSHRARPARNTATRMALRKGSFGLPGQGDFLRSRNHLLRTISAQPSGPSHRHERTQSQADGEQRGQRSMSMAAGCWGRAMTGRLEPGAATGSK; encoded by the exons GTTCACCTGCCCTTTCGTGGAGAAATTCTCCATCGACATCGAAACCTTTTATAAAACTGATGCTGGAGAAAACCCCGATGTGTTCAACCTCTCTCCTGTGGAAAAGAACCAGCTGACAATCG ACTTCATCGACATTGTCAAAGACCCTGTGCCCCACCATGAGTATAAGACAGAAGAGGACCCCAAACTGTTCCAGTCAACGAAGACCCAGCGGGGGCCTCTGTCAGACAACTGGATCGAGGAGTACAAGAAGCAGGTCTTCCCCATCATGTGTGCGTACAAGCTCTGCAAGGTGGAGTTCCGCTACTGGGGCATGCAGTCCAAGATCGAGAGGTTCATCCATGACACCG GACTACGGAGGGTGATGGTGCGGGCTCACCGGCAGGCCTGGTGCTGGCAGGACGAGTGGTATGGGCTGAGCATGGAGAACATCCGGGAGCTGGAGAAGGAGGCGCAGCTCATGCTTTCCCGCAAGATGGCCCAGTTCAATGAGGATGGTGAGGAGGCCACCGAGCTCGTCAAGCACGAAGCCGCCTCGGACCAGGCCTCTGGGGAGCCCCCGGAGCCCAGCAGCAGCAATGGGGAGCCCCTGGTGGGGCGGGGCCTCAAGAAACAGTGGTCCACATCCTCCAAGTCGTCTCGGTCGTCCAAGCGGGGAG CCTCTGCGATGCTTGTCAGGCCTGTGGGttgccctccctgcctcctgccagcTCCGGGCAGCCTCTGGGCCCTTCCTCTCCAGTTGGCGGTCATTCTGAGGTTTTGCCTTCCAGCGAGTCCTTCCCGCCACAGCATCTCGGAGTGGAGGATGCAGAGTATCGCCAGGGACTCGGACGAGAGCTCAGACGACGAGTTCTTCGATGCGCACG AGGACCTGTCTGACACAGAGGAAATGTTCCCCAAGGACATCACCAAGTGGAGTTCCAATGACCTCATGGACAAGATCGAGAGCCCAGAGCCGGAAGACACACAAG ATGGTCTGTACCGCCAGAGCGCCCCTGAGTTCAGGGTGGCCTCCAGTGTGGAGCAGCTGAACATCATAGAG GACGAGGTTAGCCAGCCGCTGGCTGCACCGCCCTCCAAGATCCACGTGCTGCTACTGGTGCTGCACGGAGGCACCATCCTGGACACGGGCGCCGGGGACCCCAGTTCCAAGAAGGGTGATGCCAACACCATCGCCAACGTGTTCGACACCGTCATGCGCGTGCACTACCCCAGCGCCCTGGGCCGCCTTGCCATCCGCCTGGTGCCCTGCCCACCTGTCTGCTCTGACGCCTTTGCCCTGGTCTCCAA cctcagcccctaCAGCCATGACGAAGGCTGTCTGTCCAGCAGTCAGGACCACATTCCCCTGGCTGCCCTCCCCCTGCTGGCCACCTCCTCCCCCCAGTACCAGGAGGCGGTTGCCACAGTGATTCAGCGAGCCAACCTTGCGTATGGGGACTTCATCAAGTCCCAGGAGGGCATGACCTTCAATGGGCAG GTCTGCCTGATTGGGGACTGCGTCGGGGGCATCCTGGCATTTGATGCCCTATGCTACAGCAACCAGCCAGTGTCTGAGAGTCAGAGCAGCAGCCGCCGGGGCAGTGTGGTCAGCATGCAG GACAACGACCTGCTGTCCCCGGGCATTCTGGTGAATGCAGCACACTGCTccggtggtggcggtggcggtggtggcaacagtggtggtggtggcagtagtGGTGGCTCCAGCCTGGAGAGCAGTCGGCACCTGAGCCGAAGCAACGTCGACATCCCCCGCAGCAATGGCACCGAGGACCCCAAAAGGCAGCTACCCCGCAAGAGAAGCGACTCGTCCACCTATGAGCTAGACACCATCCAGCAGCACCAGGCCTTCCTGTCCAG CTCCACCATGCTGGACGGCACAGGTGCCCTGGGCAGGTTTGACTTTGAGATCACGGACCTCTTCCTCTTCGGGTGCCCGCTGGGGCTGGTCCTGGCCTTGAGGAAGACTGTCATCCCAGCCCTGGATG ttttCCAGCTGCGGCCGGCCTGCCAGCAAGTCTACAACCTCTTCCACCCCGCGGACCCGTCAGCGTCGCGCCTGGAGCCGCTGCTGGAACGGCGCTTCCACGCTCTGCCGCCTTTCAGTGTCCCCCGCTACCAACGCTACCCGCTGGGGGACGGCTGCTCCACACTGCTGG CGGATGTGCTCCAGACCTACAATGCGGCCTTCCAAGAGCATGCCACCCCCTCCTCGCCCAGCACTGCCCCTGCCAGTCGTGGCTTCCGCCGAGCCAGTGAGATCAGCATCGCCAGCCAGGTGTCAGGCATGGCCGAGAGCTACACGGCATCCAGCATTGCCCAGA AGGCCCCCGATGCGCTCAGCCATACCCCCAGCGTCAGGCGTCTGTCCCTGCTcgccctgcccccaccccgcccTATCACCCCTGGCCCCCACCCTCCAGCCAGGCAGGCGAGCCCCAGCCTGGAGAGGGCCCCTGGCCTCCCTGAGCTGGACATCAGAGAAG TCGCTGCAAAGTGGTGGGGCCAGAAGCGGATCGACTATGCCCTGTACTGCCCTGATGCCCTCACGGCCTTCCCCACGGTGGCTCTGCCTCACCTCTTCCACGCCAGCTACTGGGAGTCAACAGACGTGGTCTCCTTCCTGCTGAGACAG GTCATGAGGCATGACAACTCCAGCATCTTGGAGCTGGATGGCAAAGAGGTGTCGGTGTTCACCCCCTCCAAGCCAAGGGAGAAGTGGCAGCGCAAGCGGACCCACGTGAAGCTGCGG AACGTGACGGCCAACCACCGGATCAATGATGCCCTCGCCAATGAGGACGGCCCCCAGGTTCTGACGGGCAGGTTCATGTATGGGCCCCTGGACATGGTCACCCTGACTGGGGAGAAG GTGGATGTGCACATCATGACCCAGCCACCCTCGGGCGAGTGGCTCTACCTGGATACGCTGGTGACCAACAACAGTGGGCGTGTCTCCTACACCATCCCTGAGTCGCACCGCCTGGGCGTGGGTGTCTACCCCATCAAGATGGTGGTCAG GGGAGACCACACGTTTGCCGACAGCTACATCACTGTGCTGCCCAAGGGCACAGAGTTCGTGGTCTTCAGCATCGACGGCTCCTTTGCCGCTAGCGTGTCCATCATGGGCAGCGACCCCAAGGTGCGGGCCGGGGCCGTGGACGTGGTGCG GCACTGGCAGGACCTGGGCTACCTCATCATCTACGTGACGGGCCGGCCCGACATGCAGAAGCAGCGGGTGGTGGCGTGGTTGGCCCAGCACAACTTCCCCCACGGCGTGGTGTCCTTCTGTGACGGCCTGGTGCATGACCCGCTGCGGCACAAGGCCAACTTCCTGAAGCTGCTCATCTCCGAG CTGCACCTGCGTGTGCACGCGGCCTACGGCTCCACCAAGGACGTGGCGGTCTACAGCGCCATCAGCCTGTCCCCCATGCAGATCTACATCGTGGGCCGGCCTACCAAGAAGCTGCAGCAGCAGTGCCAG TTCATCACGGACGGCTATGCAGCCCACCTGGCGCAGCTGAAGTACAGCCACCGGGCGCGGCCTGCTCGCAACACAGCCACCCGCATGGCGCTGCGCAAGGGCAGCTTCGGCCTGCCTGGCCAGGGCGACTTCCTGCGTTCCCGGAACCACCTGCTTCGCACCATCTCGGCCCAGCCCAGCGGGCCCAGCCACCGGCACGAGCGGACACAGAGCCAGGCAGATGGCGAGCAGCGGGGCCAGCGCAGCATGAGCATGGCGGCCGGCTGCTGGGGCCGCGCCATGACTGGCCGCCTGGAGCCGGGGGCGGCCACGGGCTCCAAGTAG
- the PITPNM2 gene encoding membrane-associated phosphatidylinositol transfer protein 2 isoform X30 codes for MRMVRRPPSSSSTKPPRTRPLGSPRSPAAAMGSPWWGGASRNSGPHPPSRLGRPSGELAVILRFCLPASPSRHSISEWRMQSIARDSDESSDDEFFDAHEDLSDTEEMFPKDITKWSSNDLMDKIESPEPEDTQDGLYRQSAPEFRVASSVEQLNIIEDEVSQPLAAPPSKIHVLLLVLHGGTILDTGAGDPSSKKGDANTIANVFDTVMRVHYPSALGRLAIRLVPCPPVCSDAFALVSNLSPYSHDEGCLSSSQDHIPLAALPLLATSSPQYQEAVATVIQRANLAYGDFIKSQEGMTFNGQVCLIGDCVGGILAFDALCYSNQPVSESQSSSRRGSVVSMQDNDLLSPGILVNAAHCSGGGGGGGGNSGGGGSSGGSSLESSRHLSRSNVDIPRSNGTEDPKRQLPRKRSDSSTYELDTIQQHQAFLSSLHASMLRTEPCSRRSSSSTMLDGTGALGRFDFEITDLFLFGCPLGLVLALRKTVIPALDGPAPALQPTPPPPVFQLRPACQQVYNLFHPADPSASRLEPLLERRFHALPPFSVPRYQRYPLGDGCSTLLADVLQTYNAAFQEHATPSSPSTAPASRGFRRASEISIASQVSGMAESYTASSIAQIAAKWWGQKRIDYALYCPDALTAFPTVALPHLFHASYWESTDVVSFLLRQVMRHDNSSILELDGKEVSVFTPSKPREKWQRKRTHVKLRNVTANHRINDALANEDGPQVLTGRFMYGPLDMVTLTGEKVDVHIMTQPPSGEWLYLDTLVTNNSGRVSYTIPESHRLGVGVYPIKMVVRGDHTFADSYITVLPKGTEFVVFSIDGSFAASVSIMGSDPKVRAGAVDVVRHWQDLGYLIIYVTGRPDMQKQRVVAWLAQHNFPHGVVSFCDGLVHDPLRHKANFLKLLISELHLRVHAAYGSTKDVAVYSAISLSPMQIYIVGRPTKKLQQQCQFITDGYAAHLAQLKYSHRARPARNTATRMALRKGSFGLPGQGDFLRSRNHLLRTISAQPSGPSHRHERTQSQADGEQRGQRSMSMAAGCWGRAMTGRLEPGAATGSK; via the exons ATGAGGATGGTGAGGAGGCCACCGAGCTCGTCAAGCACGAAGCCGCCTCGGACCAGGCCTCTGGGGAGCCCCCGGAGCCCAGCAGCAGCAATGGGGAGCCCCTGGTGGGGCGGGGCCTCAAGAAACAGTGGTCCACATCCTCCAAGTCGTCTCGGTCGTCCAAGCGGGGAG TTGGCGGTCATTCTGAGGTTTTGCCTTCCAGCGAGTCCTTCCCGCCACAGCATCTCGGAGTGGAGGATGCAGAGTATCGCCAGGGACTCGGACGAGAGCTCAGACGACGAGTTCTTCGATGCGCACG AGGACCTGTCTGACACAGAGGAAATGTTCCCCAAGGACATCACCAAGTGGAGTTCCAATGACCTCATGGACAAGATCGAGAGCCCAGAGCCGGAAGACACACAAG ATGGTCTGTACCGCCAGAGCGCCCCTGAGTTCAGGGTGGCCTCCAGTGTGGAGCAGCTGAACATCATAGAG GACGAGGTTAGCCAGCCGCTGGCTGCACCGCCCTCCAAGATCCACGTGCTGCTACTGGTGCTGCACGGAGGCACCATCCTGGACACGGGCGCCGGGGACCCCAGTTCCAAGAAGGGTGATGCCAACACCATCGCCAACGTGTTCGACACCGTCATGCGCGTGCACTACCCCAGCGCCCTGGGCCGCCTTGCCATCCGCCTGGTGCCCTGCCCACCTGTCTGCTCTGACGCCTTTGCCCTGGTCTCCAA cctcagcccctaCAGCCATGACGAAGGCTGTCTGTCCAGCAGTCAGGACCACATTCCCCTGGCTGCCCTCCCCCTGCTGGCCACCTCCTCCCCCCAGTACCAGGAGGCGGTTGCCACAGTGATTCAGCGAGCCAACCTTGCGTATGGGGACTTCATCAAGTCCCAGGAGGGCATGACCTTCAATGGGCAG GTCTGCCTGATTGGGGACTGCGTCGGGGGCATCCTGGCATTTGATGCCCTATGCTACAGCAACCAGCCAGTGTCTGAGAGTCAGAGCAGCAGCCGCCGGGGCAGTGTGGTCAGCATGCAG GACAACGACCTGCTGTCCCCGGGCATTCTGGTGAATGCAGCACACTGCTccggtggtggcggtggcggtggtggcaacagtggtggtggtggcagtagtGGTGGCTCCAGCCTGGAGAGCAGTCGGCACCTGAGCCGAAGCAACGTCGACATCCCCCGCAGCAATGGCACCGAGGACCCCAAAAGGCAGCTACCCCGCAAGAGAAGCGACTCGTCCACCTATGAGCTAGACACCATCCAGCAGCACCAGGCCTTCCTGTCCAG cctccatgcCAGCATGCTGAGGACTGAGCCCTGCTCACGCCGTTCCAGCAGCTCCACCATGCTGGACGGCACAGGTGCCCTGGGCAGGTTTGACTTTGAGATCACGGACCTCTTCCTCTTCGGGTGCCCGCTGGGGCTGGTCCTGGCCTTGAGGAAGACTGTCATCCCAGCCCTGGATG GGCCGGCCCCAGCTCTGCAGccaacacccccacccccagttttCCAGCTGCGGCCGGCCTGCCAGCAAGTCTACAACCTCTTCCACCCCGCGGACCCGTCAGCGTCGCGCCTGGAGCCGCTGCTGGAACGGCGCTTCCACGCTCTGCCGCCTTTCAGTGTCCCCCGCTACCAACGCTACCCGCTGGGGGACGGCTGCTCCACACTGCTGG CGGATGTGCTCCAGACCTACAATGCGGCCTTCCAAGAGCATGCCACCCCCTCCTCGCCCAGCACTGCCCCTGCCAGTCGTGGCTTCCGCCGAGCCAGTGAGATCAGCATCGCCAGCCAGGTGTCAGGCATGGCCGAGAGCTACACGGCATCCAGCATTGCCCAGA TCGCTGCAAAGTGGTGGGGCCAGAAGCGGATCGACTATGCCCTGTACTGCCCTGATGCCCTCACGGCCTTCCCCACGGTGGCTCTGCCTCACCTCTTCCACGCCAGCTACTGGGAGTCAACAGACGTGGTCTCCTTCCTGCTGAGACAG GTCATGAGGCATGACAACTCCAGCATCTTGGAGCTGGATGGCAAAGAGGTGTCGGTGTTCACCCCCTCCAAGCCAAGGGAGAAGTGGCAGCGCAAGCGGACCCACGTGAAGCTGCGG AACGTGACGGCCAACCACCGGATCAATGATGCCCTCGCCAATGAGGACGGCCCCCAGGTTCTGACGGGCAGGTTCATGTATGGGCCCCTGGACATGGTCACCCTGACTGGGGAGAAG GTGGATGTGCACATCATGACCCAGCCACCCTCGGGCGAGTGGCTCTACCTGGATACGCTGGTGACCAACAACAGTGGGCGTGTCTCCTACACCATCCCTGAGTCGCACCGCCTGGGCGTGGGTGTCTACCCCATCAAGATGGTGGTCAG GGGAGACCACACGTTTGCCGACAGCTACATCACTGTGCTGCCCAAGGGCACAGAGTTCGTGGTCTTCAGCATCGACGGCTCCTTTGCCGCTAGCGTGTCCATCATGGGCAGCGACCCCAAGGTGCGGGCCGGGGCCGTGGACGTGGTGCG GCACTGGCAGGACCTGGGCTACCTCATCATCTACGTGACGGGCCGGCCCGACATGCAGAAGCAGCGGGTGGTGGCGTGGTTGGCCCAGCACAACTTCCCCCACGGCGTGGTGTCCTTCTGTGACGGCCTGGTGCATGACCCGCTGCGGCACAAGGCCAACTTCCTGAAGCTGCTCATCTCCGAG CTGCACCTGCGTGTGCACGCGGCCTACGGCTCCACCAAGGACGTGGCGGTCTACAGCGCCATCAGCCTGTCCCCCATGCAGATCTACATCGTGGGCCGGCCTACCAAGAAGCTGCAGCAGCAGTGCCAG TTCATCACGGACGGCTATGCAGCCCACCTGGCGCAGCTGAAGTACAGCCACCGGGCGCGGCCTGCTCGCAACACAGCCACCCGCATGGCGCTGCGCAAGGGCAGCTTCGGCCTGCCTGGCCAGGGCGACTTCCTGCGTTCCCGGAACCACCTGCTTCGCACCATCTCGGCCCAGCCCAGCGGGCCCAGCCACCGGCACGAGCGGACACAGAGCCAGGCAGATGGCGAGCAGCGGGGCCAGCGCAGCATGAGCATGGCGGCCGGCTGCTGGGGCCGCGCCATGACTGGCCGCCTGGAGCCGGGGGCGGCCACGGGCTCCAAGTAG